Genomic window (Lusitaniella coriacea LEGE 07157):
CATTCGCTTACCTAAGCGAGGAAAGTCTGCAATTTCAACATTGAGGTTTTCTCCGCCCATTAGATAAACTAGGTGTTCGTCATAGGGATTCCGCAAATGGTGAGCGACTGATGGTGTGGGAAATCCCATAAAATCGCCCGCTCCAACTTCAAACTCTTCACCATCAATTTCTGCTATTGCGCGACCAGAGATGATATAAATCCATTCTTCTTCTCGATGGTGAGAATGATAAATAAATGATTCTTTCCCCGGTGGTATCTTTGCAAAACTCACGCCAACTCGTTTGAGTCCAACGATAGGACTTAATCGGGTTCCGCTGATTTGTGAGTTA
Coding sequences:
- a CDS encoding cupin domain-containing protein translates to MAEPEKRVYLLRANEIAEQEATFSHPWNSNSQISGTRLSPIVGLKRVGVSFAKIPPGKESFIYHSHHREEEWIYIISGRAIAEIDGEEFEVGAGDFMGFPTPSVAHHLRNPYDEHLVYLMGGENLNVEIADFPRLGKRMLRLGEEVEIYDMSEAKSFDSRQ